GGCAGCATCCTTTAACTTTGTTTATGGCAATAAGATTCTTAACAGCACCCGTGCCGACCTGGATCTGCCCACAGGACAAAAGAACAGTTCGGCTCGTGTAAAGGATCGCTGGACCCCAACCAATCCAAGCAATGAAATACCAAGAGCTTCGCTGAATCGTTCCTTCTTATTTTCTGATGCGCAGCTGGAAGATGGTTCTTTCCTACGATTGGGAACATTAACTCTTGCCTATAATCTACCTGGTAGCTGGCTTAAACACGCACGTATTGGCTCGGCAAAACTCTATGTATCTGGCCAAAATCTGTTTGTACTTACCCACTATACCGGTTACGATCCGGAAGTAAATCAGTCAGGACAAAACAACATTTTGCGAGGTATTGACTCAGACGCTTATCCTAATACACGATCCTATATGGTAGGAGTGAACTTTAGCTTCTAATTTAACTGACCTATTCATTCTCTTATATCCGATGAAAAAGATATTCTATCTACTTGTTATATTGTTTCTTATGGCAAGCTCTGCCTGCAGCGAATTTCTCAAAGAAGATCCAGAATCGTTGATGGTAGCTGAAAACTTTTACAAAACAGAAGCTAATGCCGATGCTGCTGTAGTAAGTGTATACGATGGACTGAACGATCAGTGGAACATTTATTATCGGGGTATTTATCTGCTGGCAGAACTAACAACCGATAATGCTGAATGTGGTCAGGGTGTAGCCAATTCCAATATATTTGCCCTCAATGACTATACCCATGGCCCGGTAAATGACAGGATTTATACGCTTTATACAGCAGTATACAAATCAATAGCCAGTGCCAATGTTGCTATCGACAAAATACCTTTGATCGCATTTAATGAAACCAAAAAGAACAGATTGGTTGCAGAAGCCCGGTTTGTTCGTGCCCTACTGTATTTTAATATGGTAAGGTTATTTAGTGATGTTCCGCTCGTATTGCATCAGGTTACTTCTCTGGAAGATGTGAACACACCACGTTCACCTGTAGAGGAAGTATATGCACAAATAATTGATGACCTGGAATTTGCAGAGCAGAATCTGGACAAAACAAACACATCAGCTAATCTGGGTCGTGCCACTCAGTCATCTGCTACAGGACTACTAGCTAAAGTTTATCTTACCCGCAAAGAATACCAAAAGGCAAAAGAAAAAGCAACGCAGGTATTGGACGACACTCAGTTTGGCTTGCTGGAAAGTTATTTTGACATTTTTACTCCTACCAACCGCTTTAACAAAGAACTTATTTTCGCTATACAAAATAAGGGAAATACAGGTGCGGCAAATGGTTTTGGTATGGCACTTTTCCTTCCGCGAGCTACAATCAAACTGGCTGGAGGAGGAACCGTAGCTGGTAACAGTGCTGATGTACCTACACAAGAGTTCTACGATAGCTTTGCCAGCGGTGACCTGCGACGTGACCGCACTTTCTTCACCCAGTATGATGCAGGTGCGGGTGTAGCGACTTTCCGTCCACACTGGTACAAATTCTTTGATCCTTCTGCAATTACCAACCTGGGAGAAGGCACTCTGAATTATCCTGTAATCCGATATTCAGATATACTGCTCACCTATGCAGAGGCTATTAACAAACTGGAAGGTCCAACTGCAGACGCCTTAGAGGCTGTTAATCAAGTGCGTCGTCGTGCCTTCGGTAAACCCATCACTCAACCCGATGCCTCCATTGATCTGGCAGGGTTGAACGCTGAAACATTCGATGAAGCAATTCTGCAGGAACGACGTTGGGAGTTTGGGTTTGAGGACCACCGGTGGTTTGATCTGGTACGAACAGGAAAGTTAATATCTACCATGCGTGCCAAAGGGAATACCGCCATTCAGGATTATCACGTGCTGTTTCCTATCCCACAGCGGGAACGCGATGTAAATAAAAATCTCACACAAAATGATCAATATCCTCAATAAATTAAAAATACATCCATAAAAACTGTTTATTCGTAGAGGAAAACATGCACATAAAATGAAAATGACTATGTATCGTATCCTATGTATGCTCTGCCTGATGAGCATATCCTTTACTCCGGTAGCCTTTGCACAGAAGGCAGCTACACAGGAGAAAAAACGGCCTAACGTAATCTTTATTCTCTCGGATGATCATGCCTATCAAGCCATTAGTGCCTATGGCAGCAAGTTAGTCCAGACTCCCAGCATTGATCGTATAGCCAGTCAGGGAGCTATTCTATATAACAATGTGGTCACCAATTCAATATGTGGTCCAAGCCGGGCCGTCTTATTGACAGGGAAACACAGCCATATAAATGGGTATAAACTCAATGAGAAACAGTTTGATATTAATCAGCCTGTGTTCTCAGAGCAACTTCAGCAGAATGGTTATCAAACAGCATGGATTGGTAAAATGCACCTAGGCGCATTACCCAATGGATTTGATTATTTGAATGTACTACCAGGGCAAGGTCTGTACTACAATCCGGACTTTATCAATTCAAAAAATGAAAAGGTAAAATATACTGGCTATGTAACAGATATTATTACACAGCTCTCAGAGGAATGGCTTAGTAAGCGGGATACAGTTAAACCGTTCTTTCTCGTAGTAGGCCACAAGGCTACTCACCGTGAATGGTTACCAGCCATTGAAGATCTGGGATACTATGACAATGTAAACTTCCCTTTGCCTTCAACCTTTTATGATGAATATACAGGCCGTATTGCAGCACAAAAACAAGATATGACCATCGACAAAACTATGAGGTTAAAAGAGGACCTGAAGGTGCATGCAGACTATGACTCCGAAACAGGGTACAATCCTTATAAAGGCTTCACACCCGAGCAGAAGACGGCCTTTTATAACTATTATGAAAAGAAGGTCAGCAAAGAGTTTGATGAGAAAAATCTGAGTGGCAAAGCTCTTGTAGAATGGAAATATCAACGCTACATGCGAGACTATCTGGCTACAGCCCGATCTCTGGACCGAAATATTGGCAAGATACTCGACTATCTGGACCAACATGGTCTGACAGAGAATACAGTAATAATCTATGCATCTGATCAGGGTTTTTATCTAGGTGAACATGGA
The sequence above is a segment of the Xanthocytophaga agilis genome. Coding sequences within it:
- a CDS encoding RagB/SusD family nutrient uptake outer membrane protein encodes the protein MASSACSEFLKEDPESLMVAENFYKTEANADAAVVSVYDGLNDQWNIYYRGIYLLAELTTDNAECGQGVANSNIFALNDYTHGPVNDRIYTLYTAVYKSIASANVAIDKIPLIAFNETKKNRLVAEARFVRALLYFNMVRLFSDVPLVLHQVTSLEDVNTPRSPVEEVYAQIIDDLEFAEQNLDKTNTSANLGRATQSSATGLLAKVYLTRKEYQKAKEKATQVLDDTQFGLLESYFDIFTPTNRFNKELIFAIQNKGNTGAANGFGMALFLPRATIKLAGGGTVAGNSADVPTQEFYDSFASGDLRRDRTFFTQYDAGAGVATFRPHWYKFFDPSAITNLGEGTLNYPVIRYSDILLTYAEAINKLEGPTADALEAVNQVRRRAFGKPITQPDASIDLAGLNAETFDEAILQERRWEFGFEDHRWFDLVRTGKLISTMRAKGNTAIQDYHVLFPIPQRERDVNKNLTQNDQYPQ
- a CDS encoding sulfatase; protein product: MYRILCMLCLMSISFTPVAFAQKAATQEKKRPNVIFILSDDHAYQAISAYGSKLVQTPSIDRIASQGAILYNNVVTNSICGPSRAVLLTGKHSHINGYKLNEKQFDINQPVFSEQLQQNGYQTAWIGKMHLGALPNGFDYLNVLPGQGLYYNPDFINSKNEKVKYTGYVTDIITQLSEEWLSKRDTVKPFFLVVGHKATHREWLPAIEDLGYYDNVNFPLPSTFYDEYTGRIAAQKQDMTIDKTMRLKEDLKVHADYDSETGYNPYKGFTPEQKTAFYNYYEKKVSKEFDEKNLSGKALVEWKYQRYMRDYLATARSLDRNIGKILDYLDQHGLTENTVIIYASDQGFYLGEHGWFDKRFIYEQSLKTPFVIRYPSVIKPGTKVDAVVSNLDWAPTLLNVTGTSVPDQMQGQSFLPLLKGQKTSWKSAAYYHYYEYPKPHNVPPHFGIRTEQYTLARFYGPDNAWELYDIKKDPQNLNNLYGKKGYENITSTLKAQLKKEIVQAKDNEALKILEGDLSSTSAR